One region of Prochlorococcus marinus str. GP2 genomic DNA includes:
- a CDS encoding nucleoside deaminase, whose protein sequence is MRYIFENGNSNKEERVKTNNSKYTLWMNSILRRSKEIGHVELPICSIILDERGRCIGRGVNRRNINKDPLGHAEIMALRQASLIKNDWRFNECTIITNLEPCTMCSSALIQARMGKVIFGAYDKKRGGLGGSIDLSKHKSAHHKMEIIGGILEEECSKILQIWFKKLRTQK, encoded by the coding sequence ATGAGATATATTTTTGAAAATGGAAATAGTAATAAAGAAGAACGAGTAAAAACAAATAATTCAAAATACACTTTGTGGATGAATTCGATACTAAGAAGATCTAAAGAAATTGGACATGTTGAGCTACCAATCTGTTCAATAATTTTAGATGAGAGAGGAAGATGTATCGGGAGAGGGGTTAACAGGAGGAATATAAATAAAGACCCATTAGGTCATGCTGAGATAATGGCACTTAGGCAGGCATCTCTAATAAAAAATGATTGGAGATTTAATGAATGTACTATTATCACAAATTTAGAACCTTGTACTATGTGTTCCTCTGCTCTTATTCAAGCGAGGATGGGTAAAGTTATTTTCGGGGCTTATGATAAGAAAAGAGGTGGATTGGGTGGCTCAATTGACCTGTCAAAACATAAGAGTGCTCATCACAAAATGGAAATAATTGGAGGTATCCTAGAAGAAGAATGCAGTAAAATCTTACAGATTTGGTTCAAAAAGTTGAGGACTCAAAAATAG
- the glnA gene encoding type I glutamate--ammonia ligase, with protein sequence MSKSPQDVLSQIKDEGIELIDLKFTDIHGKWQHLTLTSDMIEEDSFTEGLAFDGSSIRGWKAINASDMSMVPDASTAWIDPFYKHKTLSMICSIQEPRSGEPYDRCPRSLAQKALKYLESTGIADTAFFGPEPEFFLFDDVRYDSKEGSCFYSVDTIEAPWNTGRTEEGGNLGYKIQYKEGYFPVSPNDTAQDIRSEMLLLMGELGIPTEKHHHEVAGAGQHELGMKFDSLINSADNVMTYKYVVRNVAKKYGKTATFMPKPVFNDNGTGMHVHQSLWKSGQPLFFGEGAYANLSQTARWYIGGILKHAPSFLAFTNPTTNSYKRLVPGFEAPVNLVYSEGNRSAAVRIPLTGPSPKAKRLEFRSGDALANPYLAFSVMMLAGIDGIKNQIDPGDGVDVDLFELPDDELAKIDTVPSSLNDSLNALKADKDYLLAGGVFTDDFIDNFIDIKYEEVQQLRQRPHPHEFFMYYDA encoded by the coding sequence ATGTCAAAGTCTCCACAAGATGTTTTAAGTCAAATTAAAGATGAAGGAATTGAACTCATCGATTTAAAATTTACTGATATTCATGGTAAATGGCAACATCTAACTCTTACATCAGACATGATAGAAGAGGATTCGTTTACAGAAGGTTTAGCATTTGATGGTTCATCAATAAGAGGATGGAAAGCAATTAATGCCTCTGATATGTCAATGGTTCCTGATGCAAGTACAGCATGGATAGACCCTTTTTATAAACATAAAACTTTAAGTATGATTTGCTCTATCCAAGAGCCTAGAAGTGGTGAGCCTTATGATAGATGCCCAAGATCTTTAGCTCAAAAGGCATTAAAATACTTAGAATCTACTGGGATTGCTGATACAGCATTTTTTGGCCCGGAACCAGAATTCTTCTTATTTGATGACGTAAGATACGACTCAAAAGAAGGTTCCTGCTTTTACAGTGTAGATACAATTGAAGCCCCATGGAATACAGGAAGAACTGAAGAAGGTGGAAATTTAGGATACAAGATCCAATACAAAGAAGGTTATTTCCCTGTTTCTCCAAATGATACCGCGCAAGACATCAGATCTGAAATGCTTCTTTTAATGGGTGAATTAGGTATACCCACAGAAAAGCATCACCATGAAGTTGCTGGTGCCGGTCAACACGAACTTGGAATGAAATTCGATTCGTTAATTAATTCTGCTGATAACGTAATGACTTATAAATATGTTGTCAGGAATGTTGCTAAAAAATATGGTAAAACTGCAACGTTTATGCCCAAGCCTGTTTTTAATGATAATGGAACTGGAATGCATGTTCACCAAAGTTTATGGAAGAGTGGTCAGCCACTATTTTTTGGCGAGGGAGCATATGCAAATTTATCTCAAACAGCAAGATGGTACATCGGAGGCATACTTAAACATGCTCCATCATTCTTAGCATTTACTAACCCAACTACAAATAGTTATAAACGATTGGTTCCAGGATTTGAAGCACCTGTAAATTTAGTTTATTCTGAGGGTAATAGATCAGCTGCAGTAAGAATACCTTTAACAGGTCCAAGCCCTAAAGCTAAAAGATTAGAATTCAGATCAGGTGACGCACTTGCAAATCCTTACCTAGCATTTTCTGTAATGATGCTTGCTGGTATTGATGGAATTAAAAACCAAATTGATCCTGGTGATGGAGTTGATGTAGATTTATTTGAACTTCCAGATGATGAACTTGCAAAAATTGATACGGTACCTTCATCTCTTAATGACTCACTTAATGCTCTAAAAGCAGATAAGGATTATCTATTAGCTGGTGGAGTATTTACTGATGATTTTATTGATAATTTTATCGATATAAAATACGAAGAGGTACAACAATTAAGACAAAGGCCTCATCCACATGAATTCTTTATGTATTACGATGCATAA
- a CDS encoding pyridoxal-phosphate-dependent aminotransferase family protein, with the protein MTEAKLIPALNKENLSHFSKTYVPSRLLLGPGPSNAHPEVLSALSLNPIGHLDEAYISLMSDVQQLLRYTWQCNNRLTLPMSGTGSAAMEASIANFIEEGEKILIAKKGYFGDRLVDMANRYKAQVSVMEKPWGEAFTYEEVKYEIETKKPAIFAIVHAETSSGVLQPLDGIGDICRKNNCLFLVDAVTSLGALEILIDEWKIDLAYSCSQKGLSCPPGLSPFTMNKRAEEKLSSRKTKVPNWYLDLSLLNKYWGSDRIYHHTAPVNMNFAIREGLRLIANEGLENVWNRHNTNAKKLWNGLESLGMELHVSEDYRLPTLTTVKIPPAVDGDGFRNHLLRNFGIEIGNGLGELSGKVWRVGLMGFNSCEENVDRLLNLFDTELKKFSIFESSTF; encoded by the coding sequence TTGACAGAAGCAAAACTTATTCCGGCTTTAAATAAAGAGAATTTATCTCATTTCTCAAAGACTTATGTTCCCTCTAGACTTTTATTAGGTCCAGGCCCTTCAAATGCACATCCAGAAGTCTTAAGCGCTCTTTCTTTGAATCCTATTGGTCATTTAGATGAAGCATATATCTCTTTGATGTCTGATGTACAGCAACTTTTAAGATATACATGGCAGTGCAATAATCGTCTTACACTTCCAATGAGTGGTACTGGTAGTGCTGCGATGGAAGCTTCAATAGCTAATTTTATTGAAGAAGGAGAAAAGATTTTGATTGCTAAAAAAGGATATTTTGGAGACAGATTAGTAGATATGGCAAATAGATATAAAGCTCAAGTTTCCGTAATGGAAAAACCATGGGGTGAGGCCTTTACATATGAGGAAGTTAAGTATGAAATAGAAACTAAAAAACCAGCAATTTTTGCTATTGTCCACGCGGAAACATCGAGTGGTGTTTTACAACCTCTTGATGGGATTGGCGATATATGTAGAAAAAATAACTGCTTGTTTTTAGTTGATGCAGTTACTTCACTAGGCGCTTTAGAAATATTGATAGACGAATGGAAAATTGATCTAGCATACAGTTGTAGTCAAAAGGGGTTAAGTTGTCCCCCAGGATTAAGCCCTTTTACAATGAATAAGAGAGCTGAAGAAAAACTAAGTTCAAGAAAAACAAAAGTACCTAACTGGTATTTAGATTTATCTCTATTAAATAAATATTGGGGTTCTGATCGTATTTATCATCATACTGCGCCCGTAAATATGAATTTTGCTATACGTGAAGGTTTACGATTAATTGCCAATGAGGGTTTAGAAAATGTTTGGAATAGACATAATACTAATGCTAAGAAATTATGGAATGGTTTAGAAAGTCTTGGAATGGAATTACATGTATCAGAGGATTATAGATTGCCAACTCTAACCACAGTTAAAATACCTCCAGCAGTTGATGGGGATGGTTTTAGAAATCATCTCTTAAGAAATTTTGGAATTGAAATAGGAAATGGACTTGGAGAATTATCCGGTAAGGTCTGGCGTGTGGGGCTAATGGGTTTTAATTCATGTGAGGAGAATGTAGACAGATTATTAAACCTATTTGATACTGAGCTAAAGAAATTTTCTATTTTTGAGTCCTCAACTTTTTGA